The following DNA comes from Synergistaceae bacterium.
CCAGGTGCGCCCTGAGTATGTTCGCGCCTACCAGGCACAGAACAAGCCCTCCGGCGAACTCGGCCTTCCCGCCCAGGAGCCCGCCCGTCCGGAATCCGGCCATCACACCCGCGAAACACAGGCAGGCGGTGATGATCCCGGCCGAGGAGGAGAGAAGCAGCACGGACGCGCCCATGGCGGAGAAGCCTATTCCCACGGCGAGCGCGTCTATCGATGTCGCCAGGGCGATGGTCAGAAGGGCGAGGCCCGTGGAGGAGTCGTTCGACGGGCAGGACTCGTCCCGCTTGGAGAGGGAGGCGCGCATCATGTTGCCTCCGACCAGGAGCAGCAGGAGGAAGGCCAGCCAGTGGTCGTAGCCGGATATGTAATCCAGGAAACGGCAGCCGACGGCGCAGCCGGCAAGGGGCATCGCGAACTGGAAGGCGCCGCAGGCGG
Coding sequences within:
- a CDS encoding manganese efflux pump, with the translated sequence MSPAETLLISLSLSMDAFAASLGIGACLDGGASTSALRVGAACGAFQFAMPLAGCAVGCRFLDYISGYDHWLAFLLLLLVGGNMMRASLSKRDESCPSNDSSTGLALLTIALATSIDALAVGIGFSAMGASVLLLSSSAGIITACLCFAGVMAGFRTGGLLGGKAEFAGGLVLCLVGANILRAHLAG